From the Psilocybe cubensis strain MGC-MH-2018 chromosome 6, whole genome shotgun sequence genome, the window GAGATTTGCTCCCAGGGCAAGGCTGATGTAGGGCGAAGGAAGAGGCAAAAGCGACGATTGAAGTAGTGTGGATACAATTAAAATGAGTATCTTATCAGTCCATCGACTGAATCGATGGAAGCTGATtagattatatatatattgtttttattttatttcctttgttttttttttgagtgaTGAGCGTGAGACTTCGGATAATCATAACACAATCATCAACTCTAAAGATCGCGACTTTGACCAACAGGGAGGATCTAATCATGGTGCACTTAAAAATGGGGTTTTATACAACATAACTGTGGATAATGGAATCAATTCGACCAAAACCTCATCGTCACCGCAGTGCAGTCGGCGGCCAAAGCGGGGTTTGAATGCACTGACAACAGCAAGGCCAAACAACTTACCGCGCTGCTCTGTTCTTCTACCTTTTTCTGACTGCCGTCTCCAAAGTTCTGCTCCAGCCACTCGAATACGACGATTCAAACTGAGGGGAATGAAACTACTCGAAACGCTTCAGGAGTGTGGGGGACTTGGTGGACGAAGCAGTAGTGTGATTTGGGGAGGGGACAGTGGATTGAGTTTGGTGAGTGCTTTACATACTCTCCATCGTTCTCGCATGGAACCACATAAACAAAGACTACCCTCCCCAACCTCTTCCATCGCTCACATACAGCACCATCACGTTTCCACCCTTCACATGCACACGCAATACCATCAACACGGCAGCAGCACACTGGCGGCAAGCGCACTCGAAACCATCAATGTCGTAGCAGCTACACCTGTACATTTTGTAAGGCGTCAGTACACCCCCACTCAGTTCTTCACCAGCCACTCGCGCGACGATTGGAAACGAAGAGAAGTTCTGAACGCAGTCAAAAAATGCAGGGACTGGTGGATTGCGAAGCAGGATGACTttggggaggggaggggacgATGGATTGAGAAGTCAAGTTCGGCGAGTGCTTGACATACTCTCCAACCAACCGTCTCGCATAcctcaaccaccaccacgctCCCCCCTCTCCCAACTCTTTGCTATTGTTCGCACCCGGAACCACCACTTTCTCACTCTGCACCGCACTGCCGCACGCAAAACATGGACGCCACAGCAGCTACACAAAGTCAATCACCGACTCTCCGTATACTGTGCGCAGCTCCTCTGGACATTTTTTAAGGCGTCAGTGCAGTGGTACTGGAATATCAGTGTCTAGCGCATGTCCACCTGTTGAGACACGTCATCCAGCGTAGTATGGCGCATATACGCAGTACCTTCGTCTCCCACCTACACCACTTCATCGCACTCGGTCTTGCTCCCCTCCTCACGTTTCCATGCTCCCGTCGTCAAAAACCTCCGAAATGCATTCGCCCAGTTCTTGAAATCTCGCTTTTGAGTCGATTACATGTATCACAACGTCGACAGGATGCGTGTTCGACACAAAACGCGAATTCGAGGTTAGGGGTGTGTGTCCTGGCTTTACACATTGCAGAAACACACGACGCGCGTGTATGGGTTTCTCCGCAAACCTCTGCCTGTCACTTCTCTTCCTGCGTGTTCTGGGTGGACACTATACCATTTCTGTTGTTGACGTGTACACGGTGTGCCGAAGCTGTAGTGTGTTTTCCAGTGTCGTTTGTCCACCCCCATGTAGACTACAATGCTTGACGCTCGGAGAACCAGGCTACGAATGTTGTGTCCTGTTATTTGTATGTGAAAGTTATTTGAACGGTGCAAAATAACCATCGAAtgacgcatatatttgactAATACAACTTACACCGACGCAACGCAGAACGGACGGCTTCGCAGTCAACTATCGTGTGTCATTTGTGTAACCGCTTCCTTGCAACACCCCGAGATTGCACCACACCATCCGATACGCCGCTTCATTAATTATCGATCAACCCCCTGTTCACCAGCATCCTTACGCATCTCTATATCGACGGGTCCCCAATATCTCGACGAATGTCCCGCTggtccctctccctctcctatGACGAAGCAAAACCACCGTGACAGCGCCTGCGTTTGCTGACGGCAACGAGTGTGTATCTGTCTAGATCAGACTTCAGAGCGCATGAACGAGTGCATATGTATGTCGATCAACCATCGCGCTCGCTGAAGGTGACTGCAACGGCAATGGTATCGCGTGTGCAGACATCTATCTCCCTAGCTCACACTCCACAGTACACGAACGACTTCAAGTAGGTCAGTGTTAATGTCCATCGCAGCGTATCTGTcaaatgtatgtatgtatgatTTAATATCATGAATGTTTTGCACCGCTTTGAAAATTTCCATTGaattgcgcatatattcgaTAAATGGTGAAGCATATATACGCATGGGCTGTCTCCCCATCACTGCGAGTTTCTGTGCATAGCTCAGAAACTGGCAAAGCGCTTGCTGATCTCTTATTTCACTCTGCGACGACTCCCCCTGTGCGGGACCTGTACGTTGTTCCATCTACATCAAACGACAGGTGATTAGTGCTCATACCCatcaagatattcaatgACATACATGGTATATGTGTTCATAAACCCGTTATTTCATTGGATACTAACTAATTTTTCGGGACCGCCCTGAAGTCTGCAATGGCAATCGTGTGGTCAAAAGGTGATGTCCCAACCCTTCTTTGCCTTGATCTAATGATATCCAAATGTCTTGGAAGTAAGATCATTGGATAGCCTTCAGGGAGTGGTTGTGTATTCTCTATAAGCAGAGAGCATCAACGCTGGGCAATTGTCACAGAATGAGATGAGAAATAAAATAACACTTTTGATTGCACTCGGCTAGTATCTCCGAGATAAGAAGCGCAGTGACCATGGGACACCTGCTGCGAACGGCCTTTTGGTTCTAGTGGAAGATGGTTTGGTACATCTCTCAGAACTCTTAGCTCATAACAGAGTCAGCAGAGGTTGTATCACATCTAAAATATTTGAGGTGCATGAATCCATAATAAGCTATATAGGCAATTATTTAGAAGGGAACATATAATCTTGAAAAACCAGCTATTTGATCTTCGTGACATCCAATCTCCAGGCCCCCCTGCGTCCTGCAATGTCTGAATGGTCAACCACCATTCTCGCTCAGTTGTAAGGCCGAAGCTATAGATCGGATAGGGCCCCGCTGAAGAAATCGGAGTCTTCGCCATAATTGGCATACTGgtccttctccttcaattCTTCAGCGTCTGATATAGACTGTGACTCGGTCCCGGGTGAGTGTACGATTTTGGGGGTAAGTGATTGATGTGCGGAGGAGTACGAGGGACTAGAGGAATATATCTGGTTGGCAAAAATTATCGCCTGAATTGCGGATGTGCGCTAAGATTGTGTCGGATTGTACCCTATGTATCATAATAAACAATGATgaataataaaatattttgaatgaAATACGGGACTTACTCGCCATCCTTTACCTGACTTGGTTGTTTTCAACGCTGGGTACTTCTTCATTACCAATGATTCTATTTGGCTTAATGTTGCCCTATGCCCTTTAGTGCAACATATCGCCAACATTATGGCCTCTGGTCTGGAATGAATACTCCAAGGGTCTGGGCCTTTTCCATGCGTCTTTCAGTTCAATGTTGTCCGCAATTCTGAGAATTGAACGAACGACCGTCTGTATAACCTCGGAGGGTGTTAGCTCCCCGCTAGTGCGCtcaaaaaccaaaacacGTACTACAGAATCTCCCTGCCATGCATACCGCGCGAATGGCACCTGCTCGATTATCAGTAGGTGATCTTGCGTACTGTGGTGTAGCGATAGACAGATAAAGTTGAGGATGTCCAATACAAGTGCAATGCCAGAGCCTCTAGATTCCATTTTTCATGAGGGAGCATTATGGGTGTGTAGCGTTAAAGAACAACAACGGGCGTAGATTGTGTGAATCCACAGTTGGGTGCCTATGAACAGACACCTTTAATCTGGTCACCTGCGTAGTGATCTCGAGAGAATCTCATTACATGTATAAAAGCTCCTTATTGTTCATGCGCCATACGATAAGAAGCTACTAAAACTCCCATACCATTTCTCCCACCATATGTCTTGAATCATCCGCCACGGATGCATAAACTCGCATGGCTACAGAACCACGGGGACACATCATGAAAGTCCATCGTCTAATACGTTCCCAGACCGACTCACTTCGGCTGAAGCAATGCTCATCATATCTATAAGCTGAACCTAAACAACGTTGTCCGTGACGTGATTGGCAGCGGGGTGAACACATATCAAGGAGAGCCCCTATGCATTACATTCCCTACCTAATTCGAGATATTTGCCGCCCAAAATGTCCAACGCTCCTGGGAGATGCTCAAAAAACAGTATTGTTGGCACACTGTATACCTATGTATAGACATGGCGTACCAATGTATTCGTGTCAAGGGAGAAAATTCAAAGTAGGCGGGAGGAGAGTAAGCCTACACGCGGGTATGGCCGCACCCTAGCAGACCcaactcggggattaggccAAATTGTGCAGACATAGAGCCTATAAATTCATATACGCGTCGCATATACACGAACCCAATACAAATTATGCAAGATACAAGCGGCCCAGAAAGAAAGCATCAACACATACATCACATCAGCTGAATCAGAATCGTCGTAATACGCATGTATCTAGAAAGCGGAATGATTGAAAAGGCAGGGTTCAGAAGCGGTACTGAGAGAGAACAACTTTGACCATGATCATTATCCGCCGCCATACAACCCATTGCACCAAGACCCATCCCAATATTCGCCTAGATGAACTAATGGAATGGTTTAGGGCTCGTACAAGACGGGAAAATAGGCCGTGCGGGTGAAGTTTTCGTCGATCATGAAGGGGGGGATATAAAAATCAAAGAATATAGAAGCATATGATAACGCGAAATGTAAGAAAAGGACATCACCTTCATATAGTCCGTATTACATCCTTTGCTATATTGATATCACAGCCCCCAGCCACGATACACAAAATCCTTGACCCATAAACACTGCGAAAATCCCACATTCGGTGTAGTGGACGCATCCCTACATGAGAGATTTAATCAACGAGCAATAGATTGTGGCCCAATGTGATCGTGGATACACTGAGGTATGTGCCGGTGCGATGAGAACCCCGGGAAAATTAATATCGAGGATGGGCAATAGATTAGACCATTTTGCACTCTGAATTCGTTTTGAGAGACGATGCCAGCGCATAGACAATCTGAAACGAAACACTTACGGAGAGTATGTTCTGCCCTTGGATTTCGCATTAAGTCATGACACTCATTCCATTGATCGCATGAGATGGTGGATGATTGTTGAACCATTTTGACCTGCCATTGGAGTCGGGATTGTGTCAtcgagaaagaggaagagatggCGGTGGATAGGAACCCAGCGCTGGCAAGCAAAGTTGAATAATCATCAGTGGACGAAAATCAGATAACGATAGCGTAGCTTTAATATTTAACCATGGtccctcatcttcatcttctatCGGTTATTAGTGCTGGTTTCAGATACACATACCAGCAGAAAGCGCATACAGATGTTTGAAACCATGGAGGAGAGATTGGAAGCGCAAGAGGAAAGGTAAGAGTCGTGACTGAACGTGCTTTCaagcggagattgaaatcAATTTAGGTTTGCACCCGACCCAATCAACGCACTCTCAGCCCATGACGGAGTCAGCAGAGGTTGTATCACATCTAAAATATTTGAGGTGTATGAATACATATTAAGCTATCTAGACAATTATTTAGAAGTGAACAACTAGTGAACATATAATCTTGAAAAACCATCTATTTGATCTTTGTGACATCCAATGTCCACGGCCCCCCGCGTCCTTGTTCACGGCGCAATCGCCTGAATTGCGGATGTGCGCTAAGATTGTGTCGGATTGTACCCTATGCATCATAATAAACAATCATGagtaataaaatattttgaatgaAATACGGGACTTACTCGCCATCCTTTACCTGAGTTGGTTGTTTTCAACGTTGGGTACTTCTTCATTACCAATGATTCTATTTGGCTTAATGTTGCTCTGTGCCCTTTAGTGCAACATATGGCCAACATAATGACCTCCGGTCTTGAATAATCACTCCAAGGGTCCGGGCCTTGAGGCCATGCATCTTTAAGTTCAACGTCGTCCGCAATTCCGAGAATTGAACGAACAACCCTCTCTGTAACCTCTGCGGATGCCAGAGATTTGACTTCGGCGGGTGTTAGCTCCCCACTAGTGCGCTGAGAGCGCGCAACCCTTCTCCCAGGGCTCACCACCACACGTTTAGCACTGGGTTTACAGGCTTTATGAACGCGCGCGGATGTCCCTCGCTTCCGTGACGAAGCCTGATGAACAACATCATCTGTCAGCTTAGGAACAATGAGTGATCAATTAAAAA encodes:
- a CDS encoding Fork head protein-like protein 2 (Fork head protein homolog 2) codes for the protein MYSSSNLYSSAHQSLTPKIIHSPETESISDTEELKEMEQYVNYGEDSGVDIASHTTNTENTTPVGAPLPQYAWQRYPVINFAPLYVYGAHPYFYTTMARPLPPALPSLYSWAPQIDLGTASTTNDTASSSSESNSLVESNELSKASSRKRGTSARVHKACKPSAKRVVVSPGRRVARSQRTSGELTPAEVKSLASAEVTERVVRSILGIADDVELKDAWPQGPDPWSDYSRPEVIMLAICCTKGHRATLSQIESLVMKKYPTLKTTNSGKGWRGTIRHNLSAHPQFRRLRREQGRGGPWTLDVTKIK